One Pseudodesulfovibrio cashew DNA window includes the following coding sequences:
- a CDS encoding cobyrinate a,c-diamide synthase, with amino-acid sequence MSTVKGFVVAGTHSGCGKTSVSLGLMAALARRGLAVQPYKCGPDFIDPGHHALACAVDGKPVPSHNLDGWMLDAATNLDIFNRYAAHCDVAVAEGVMGLYDGISGTDDSGSTAQMAKTLGLPVILVVDARSMARSAAALVSGYAGFDPDVNLAGVIFNRVGSENHASLLTEAMSLMPNIPVLGCLGRDESIATPSRHLGLVTAECGEADPDRYGRLADWVERGMDLDALLEALPDIEAIPPFEPVPQMGTVTIGIARDAAFCFYYEENLRLLRDAGARLVEFSPMTAPRLPDALDGLYLGGGYPELYAFELGQNNKLRREVREFCESGRPVYAECGGFMYLMEDIITGRGRYAMTGVFPFRADMGERFRALGYREVTTRDTTLFGPAGLTARGHEFHYSSIREDADLSTTRTAYAVRGRKGVIPHPEGFLHANTLGSYIHLHFASHPGMAEAFVQACRDAIPTQ; translated from the coding sequence ATGAGCACGGTCAAGGGCTTTGTCGTCGCCGGAACGCACAGCGGGTGCGGCAAGACATCGGTTTCGCTGGGCCTCATGGCGGCCCTGGCCCGACGAGGGCTGGCCGTGCAGCCCTACAAGTGCGGCCCCGACTTCATCGATCCCGGGCACCACGCCCTGGCCTGCGCCGTGGACGGCAAGCCCGTGCCCAGCCACAACCTGGACGGCTGGATGCTCGACGCGGCCACCAACCTCGACATTTTCAACCGCTACGCCGCCCACTGCGACGTGGCCGTAGCCGAAGGCGTCATGGGCCTGTACGACGGCATCTCCGGCACGGACGACAGCGGGTCCACCGCCCAGATGGCCAAGACCCTGGGCCTGCCCGTAATCCTGGTCGTGGACGCCCGGTCCATGGCCCGTTCCGCAGCGGCCCTGGTCTCGGGCTACGCGGGCTTCGACCCGGACGTGAACCTCGCGGGGGTGATCTTCAACCGGGTGGGCAGCGAAAACCACGCGAGCCTGCTCACCGAGGCCATGTCCCTCATGCCGAATATCCCGGTACTGGGTTGCCTGGGCCGGGACGAATCCATCGCCACCCCCTCCCGCCATCTGGGCCTGGTCACCGCCGAATGCGGCGAGGCCGACCCGGACCGCTATGGACGGCTGGCGGACTGGGTGGAGCGAGGCATGGACCTGGACGCGCTCCTGGAGGCCCTGCCGGATATCGAGGCGATCCCGCCCTTCGAGCCGGTCCCCCAGATGGGCACCGTGACCATCGGCATTGCCCGGGACGCGGCCTTCTGCTTCTACTACGAGGAAAACCTGCGCCTGCTGCGTGACGCCGGCGCACGGCTGGTGGAATTTTCACCCATGACCGCCCCGAGGCTGCCCGACGCCCTGGACGGCCTCTACCTGGGCGGCGGCTATCCCGAACTCTACGCCTTCGAGCTGGGCCAGAACAACAAGCTGCGGCGCGAAGTCAGGGAGTTCTGTGAGTCCGGCCGCCCGGTCTACGCCGAGTGCGGCGGCTTCATGTACCTGATGGAGGACATCATCACCGGGCGCGGGCGCTACGCCATGACCGGAGTCTTCCCCTTCCGCGCTGACATGGGCGAGCGGTTCCGGGCCCTCGGCTACCGGGAGGTCACCACCCGCGATACAACCCTGTTCGGCCCGGCCGGGCTGACGGCAAGGGGCCACGAGTTCCACTACTCCTCCATCCGCGAGGACGCCGATCTCTCCACCACCCGAACGGCCTATGCCGTGCGAGGACGCAAGGGGGTCATCCCTCACCCCGAGGGGTTCCTGCACGCAAACACACTGGGCTCCTACATCCACCTCCACTTCGCAAGTCATCCGGGCATGGCCGAAGCCTTTGTCCAGGCGTGCCGCGACGCCATTCCCACCCAATGA
- a CDS encoding tetratricopeptide repeat protein codes for MSAPHDSGPIEGVFGIERHSKIGTGTTAKRVKAKAFYYVKEVEDDTVEMQLINNKLTPCGPIERISKEELLEDYLPMPQLYKDVLGNLRKVQKALARGDKFRKRNETFTAEFEYANALDLDEANVRANFGIGLCLLARDEKEKAQEVFDRIVKIDAAFADEHKHLFNEYGIALRREKMLQQAVDYYRRALELSSDDENLWYNLGRALFDMEDWAGCADAAQHCLALNPDHPEGGKLLAYLTKNELI; via the coding sequence ATGAGCGCACCCCACGACAGCGGCCCCATCGAAGGCGTCTTCGGCATCGAACGCCACTCCAAGATCGGCACCGGCACCACGGCCAAACGGGTCAAGGCCAAGGCCTTCTACTACGTGAAGGAGGTCGAGGACGACACCGTGGAAATGCAACTCATCAATAACAAGCTTACGCCTTGCGGGCCTATCGAGCGCATCTCAAAGGAAGAGCTGCTGGAGGACTATCTGCCCATGCCCCAGCTCTACAAGGATGTTCTGGGCAATCTGCGCAAGGTGCAGAAGGCCCTGGCCCGGGGCGACAAATTCCGCAAGCGCAACGAAACCTTCACCGCCGAATTCGAGTATGCCAACGCCCTGGACCTGGACGAAGCCAATGTCCGGGCCAACTTCGGCATCGGCCTCTGCCTGCTGGCCCGCGACGAAAAGGAAAAAGCGCAGGAGGTCTTCGACCGGATCGTCAAGATCGACGCCGCGTTCGCCGACGAGCACAAGCACCTGTTCAACGAGTACGGCATCGCCCTGCGCCGGGAAAAGATGCTTCAGCAGGCCGTGGACTACTACCGGCGCGCCCTGGAGCTCTCCTCGGACGACGAGAACCTCTGGTACAATCTGGGCCGCGCCCTGTTCGACATGGAAGACTGGGCCGGATGCGCCGATGCCGCCCAGCATTGCCTCGCCCTGAATCCGGACCATCCGGAGGGCGGAAAGCTGTTGGCGTACCTGACGAAAAACGAGCTGATCTAA
- the nhaA gene encoding Na+/H+ antiporter NhaA — protein MTIRNFVSCGLEPIEQVLLPFQEFFKSKSTGGLLLIFSALAALIWANSPWSHSYHLVWETKLTMGYGSLELSKPLLLWVNDGLMAMFFFVVGLEIKREFKVGELSSRRQAILPILAAVGGMAVPALLYATVNVATPGAHGWGIPMATDIAFALGILALLGDRVPYQLKIFLTAVAIVDDIGAVLVIALFYTSDVALWMLLTAAGLLALAFAGNRMGVRAPAFYALVGILVWLTILKSGVHSTVAGVLMAFAIPARTRCDAEAFHFNASNILESYQEAVEPGATVLSNSGMNSALLAMRHVTSRAQTPLQRLEHAMHPLVDYAIMPVFALANAGVTLENGFGALAASPVAQGVGLGLFLGKPIGIVLMVWLMARLSGGWPGGMTFRHFLGAGLLGGIGFTMSLFIASLAFGNDAALLGAAKTAILATSTLAGIAGYLLLRTLPLPEE, from the coding sequence ATGACGATACGAAACTTTGTCTCCTGCGGGCTTGAACCCATCGAACAGGTTCTCCTCCCCTTCCAGGAGTTCTTCAAATCCAAATCCACCGGTGGCCTGCTTCTGATCTTCAGCGCCCTGGCCGCGCTCATCTGGGCCAACTCCCCCTGGAGCCACAGCTACCACCTGGTCTGGGAGACCAAGCTCACCATGGGCTACGGCTCCCTGGAGCTCTCCAAACCGCTGCTCCTATGGGTCAACGACGGGCTCATGGCCATGTTCTTCTTCGTGGTCGGCCTGGAGATAAAGCGGGAATTCAAGGTCGGCGAACTCTCCTCCCGGCGCCAGGCCATCCTGCCCATCCTGGCGGCGGTGGGCGGCATGGCCGTACCCGCCCTGCTGTACGCGACGGTCAACGTCGCAACGCCGGGCGCCCACGGCTGGGGAATCCCCATGGCCACGGATATCGCCTTCGCACTGGGCATCCTTGCCCTACTGGGCGACCGCGTGCCCTACCAGCTCAAGATATTCCTGACCGCCGTGGCCATTGTGGACGACATCGGCGCGGTCCTGGTCATCGCCCTGTTCTATACCTCGGATGTGGCCCTCTGGATGCTCCTGACCGCAGCCGGGCTGCTGGCCCTGGCCTTTGCGGGCAACCGCATGGGGGTCCGCGCTCCGGCCTTCTACGCTCTGGTGGGCATTCTGGTCTGGCTGACCATCCTGAAGTCCGGAGTCCACTCCACGGTGGCGGGCGTACTCATGGCCTTCGCCATTCCGGCCCGAACCCGCTGCGACGCCGAGGCCTTCCATTTCAATGCCAGCAACATCCTCGAATCATACCAGGAGGCGGTCGAACCCGGGGCTACAGTGCTCTCCAATTCGGGCATGAACTCCGCGCTGCTCGCCATGCGCCACGTGACCTCCCGTGCCCAGACCCCACTGCAGCGGCTTGAGCACGCCATGCACCCCCTGGTGGACTACGCCATCATGCCCGTCTTCGCCCTGGCCAATGCGGGCGTCACCCTGGAGAACGGCTTCGGCGCGCTGGCAGCCTCTCCCGTGGCCCAGGGCGTGGGCCTGGGCCTGTTCCTGGGCAAACCCATCGGCATCGTCCTGATGGTCTGGCTCATGGCCCGGCTTTCAGGTGGCTGGCCGGGCGGCATGACCTTCCGGCATTTCCTGGGCGCGGGGCTTCTGGGCGGCATCGGCTTCACCATGTCGCTGTTCATCGCCTCACTTGCCTTCGGCAACGACGCAGCCCTGCTCGGCGCGGCCAAGACGGCCATCCTGGCCACCTCCACACTGGCGGGAATCGCGGGATACCTCCTGCTCAGGACGCTGCCTCTCCCCGAGGAATAA
- a CDS encoding EAL domain-containing protein, with product MKAPKLFLKPLLFMVIMFGVIALVSSLTFANRLRREMTSEYESKAIALAQSVADSDIVDVLRRDAGSTQSRIERYRSIEGVAYVLVTNGKGEVIAHTFIPNVPPAVKELAASIPKNLPESGKKLYTVGSGKDAHLHVVEPILEGVAGYVHIGMDSAAINKKIREAVVEQQFLSLLLLAGSLGLALLFFLSISRPLQQLTDYARRVAAKDFTNVPEIDSSDEVGQLARAMQSMARHIAELVSGLEERVRQKTRELEEARDALQNTVEERTGELLRTNSQLKVEIAERRVIGEALKKAEKKYRTIFENAVEGIYQTSPSGRFLSANPALARILGYNAPEEITGAVYDIGTQVYMEPGRRQEFVRRIAKDGEVIDFVSKIRRRDGRIIWITENARAIFDEDGILDHYEGSAEDITLRKKAEDQLKRQAFHDPLTGLPNRALFLDHLRMAMERGRRRRHLFAVLYMDLDRFKIINDSLGHETGDELLRSVARVLESCARSVDTVARFGGDEFAILLEEITAPRDAITIARRILDGVRQPFTIQGHEVFTSASLGIVLKTEGYDRPEALLRDADTAMYRAKELGKSMFKVFNRKMHDQALKLLALETDLRRAVDLDEFVLAYQPIVRLETRHISGFEALIRWPHPEHGTISPDRFIPLAEDTGLIYAIDNLVLNKACEQVRLWQKQFGNDELTLNINISGKHFGQAILPGQVSRALEASGLSPECLNIEITESALMENPSVAEDILKQIKNLGANVCIDDFGTGYSSLSYLQRFPIDVVKLDRSFINDVDDNLDSQAIVRTVFALGRSLDLKIVAEGVETPQQLAFLEREGCRYVQGFLFYKPLFADDVDEVLSGDKHRT from the coding sequence GTGAAGGCTCCCAAACTCTTTCTCAAGCCGCTTCTGTTCATGGTGATCATGTTCGGAGTCATCGCACTGGTCTCCTCCCTGACCTTTGCCAACCGCCTCCGGCGCGAAATGACGAGTGAATACGAGTCCAAGGCCATAGCCCTGGCGCAAAGCGTGGCCGATTCCGACATCGTCGACGTCCTGCGGCGGGACGCGGGAAGCACCCAGTCGCGCATCGAACGGTACCGGAGCATCGAAGGCGTGGCCTATGTCCTGGTCACCAACGGCAAGGGCGAGGTTATCGCCCACACCTTCATCCCTAACGTGCCCCCGGCCGTAAAGGAACTGGCCGCCTCCATTCCGAAAAACCTGCCCGAGAGCGGCAAAAAGCTCTACACGGTGGGCAGCGGTAAGGACGCGCACCTGCATGTGGTCGAACCTATTCTGGAAGGGGTGGCCGGGTACGTCCACATTGGGATGGACTCCGCGGCCATCAACAAGAAGATTCGCGAGGCCGTGGTCGAACAGCAGTTCCTCTCGCTGTTGCTCCTGGCCGGAAGCCTCGGCCTGGCCCTGCTCTTTTTCCTGAGCATCTCGCGCCCCCTGCAGCAGTTGACCGACTACGCCCGGCGCGTGGCGGCCAAGGACTTCACCAACGTGCCGGAGATCGACTCCAGCGACGAGGTGGGCCAGTTGGCCAGGGCCATGCAATCCATGGCCCGGCACATCGCCGAACTGGTCTCCGGTCTGGAAGAACGCGTTCGACAAAAGACCCGCGAACTGGAAGAGGCCAGGGACGCCCTCCAGAATACCGTTGAGGAGAGGACCGGCGAACTGCTCAGGACCAACTCCCAGCTCAAGGTGGAAATCGCCGAACGGCGCGTCATCGGCGAGGCTCTCAAGAAGGCCGAAAAGAAATACCGGACCATTTTCGAAAACGCGGTGGAGGGCATCTACCAGACCTCGCCCTCGGGCCGTTTTCTCAGCGCCAACCCCGCTCTGGCCCGCATCCTGGGCTACAATGCGCCCGAGGAGATCACCGGGGCTGTCTACGACATCGGCACCCAGGTCTACATGGAACCGGGACGGCGGCAGGAGTTCGTGCGCCGCATCGCCAAGGACGGCGAGGTCATCGACTTCGTCTCCAAGATCAGGCGGCGGGACGGCCGGATCATCTGGATAACGGAAAACGCCCGGGCCATCTTCGACGAAGACGGCATCCTGGACCACTACGAGGGCTCGGCCGAGGACATCACCCTGCGCAAGAAGGCCGAGGACCAGCTCAAGCGCCAGGCCTTCCACGATCCGCTCACCGGCCTGCCCAACCGCGCCCTGTTCCTCGACCACCTGCGCATGGCCATGGAGCGCGGACGCCGCCGCAGGCACCTCTTCGCGGTCCTCTACATGGACCTGGATCGGTTCAAGATCATCAATGACTCCCTGGGCCATGAAACCGGCGACGAGCTGCTGCGCAGCGTGGCGCGCGTCCTGGAAAGTTGCGCCCGTTCCGTGGACACCGTGGCCCGGTTCGGTGGCGACGAGTTCGCCATCCTGCTGGAAGAGATCACCGCGCCAAGGGATGCCATCACCATCGCCCGACGCATTCTTGACGGAGTGCGCCAGCCCTTTACCATCCAAGGGCACGAAGTCTTCACATCGGCCTCGCTGGGCATCGTGCTCAAGACCGAGGGGTACGATCGGCCCGAGGCCCTGCTCAGGGACGCGGACACCGCCATGTACCGCGCCAAGGAACTGGGCAAATCCATGTTCAAGGTCTTCAACCGCAAGATGCACGACCAGGCCCTCAAGCTCCTGGCCCTGGAGACGGACCTCAGGCGCGCCGTGGACCTGGATGAATTCGTGCTGGCCTACCAGCCCATCGTCAGGCTGGAGACCCGGCATATATCCGGCTTCGAGGCCCTGATCCGCTGGCCCCATCCCGAGCACGGGACCATCAGCCCGGACCGGTTCATCCCCCTGGCCGAGGACACCGGCCTCATCTACGCCATCGACAACCTCGTGCTGAACAAGGCCTGCGAGCAGGTCCGCCTGTGGCAGAAGCAGTTCGGCAACGACGAGTTGACCCTGAACATCAACATCTCCGGCAAGCACTTCGGCCAGGCTATCCTCCCCGGCCAGGTTTCACGTGCCCTGGAGGCGTCCGGCCTGTCGCCTGAATGCCTGAACATAGAGATAACCGAGTCCGCGCTCATGGAGAACCCGTCCGTGGCCGAGGACATCCTCAAGCAGATCAAGAATCTGGGGGCCAACGTCTGCATCGACGATTTCGGCACCGGCTACTCCTCGCTCTCCTATCTCCAGCGTTTCCCCATCGATGTGGTCAAGCTGGACCGCTCCTTCATCAACGACGTGGACGACAACCTGGACAGCCAGGCCATCGTGCGCACGGTCTTCGCCCTGGGCCGGTCCCTGGACCTCAAAATCGTGGCCGAAGGGGTGGAAACGCCTCAACAACTCGCCTTTCTTGAGCGGGAAGGTTGCCGTTACGTCCAAGGTTTCCTATTCTACAAGCCGTTGTTCGCCGACGACGTCGACGAGGTCCTGTCCGGCGATAAACACAGAACCTGA
- a CDS encoding ABC transporter substrate-binding protein — protein sequence MPNPGKVTNKAAVLLAAFLLVSLPIRAGTAHAGQEPPLVFGMSAAFTGANSEIGIEFYRGIMAYLEHVNANGGVNGRRIEIMPANDGYNPSPSFRNTLRFAEEDVFALFSYVGTPTTTYVLPLLEKFNNRDLYLLFPLSGSQPLRSQPYYQYVYNLRPSYFEETASLVHKLIETGRKRIAVFYQNDAYGRTGWDGVRRALKGYGLPMASDAAYARGAELDSNFTEEVRLIMKSEPDAIICAGTYAAQAAFIRDLRDAGHTLPVAGLSFDDSDKMLDLLIAEGQRKNRDYTTRLLNTQVVPSYEATGYRTVRLYRMLMAEYRETPEVSGPEYIPRRFSHVSFEGFLNAMLLVEMVRRMGDKPDRSRIPEALASIRGFDLGIGEPVSFGSGHQGLHEIYFTTVRDGAFLPVLNWARWRK from the coding sequence GTGCCAAATCCCGGTAAAGTAACCAACAAGGCCGCAGTCCTGCTGGCGGCATTTCTTCTGGTGTCCCTGCCCATCAGGGCGGGCACGGCGCATGCAGGACAGGAACCGCCGCTGGTTTTCGGCATGTCGGCGGCCTTCACCGGGGCAAACAGCGAAATCGGCATCGAGTTCTATCGGGGGATCATGGCCTATCTGGAGCACGTCAACGCCAATGGCGGCGTGAACGGGCGCAGGATCGAGATCATGCCCGCCAACGACGGCTACAACCCCAGCCCCAGCTTCCGCAACACGCTCCGTTTCGCTGAGGAGGACGTCTTCGCCCTGTTCTCCTACGTCGGCACTCCCACCACCACCTACGTCCTGCCCCTGCTGGAGAAATTCAACAACCGGGACCTCTATCTGCTCTTCCCCCTCTCGGGCTCCCAGCCCCTGCGTTCACAGCCATACTACCAGTATGTATACAACCTCCGCCCCTCCTATTTCGAGGAAACCGCCAGCCTGGTGCACAAGCTTATTGAAACGGGCCGCAAGCGTATCGCGGTCTTCTACCAGAACGACGCCTACGGCAGGACCGGATGGGACGGAGTGAGGCGCGCTCTGAAAGGCTACGGCCTGCCAATGGCGAGCGATGCGGCCTATGCGCGAGGCGCGGAACTGGACTCGAATTTCACCGAGGAGGTCCGGCTGATCATGAAATCCGAGCCGGACGCCATCATCTGCGCAGGGACATACGCCGCCCAGGCCGCATTCATCCGCGACCTGCGAGACGCAGGGCATACCCTGCCCGTGGCTGGTCTCTCCTTCGACGACAGCGACAAGATGCTGGATCTGCTTATCGCGGAGGGACAGCGCAAGAACAGGGATTACACCACGAGGCTGCTCAACACCCAGGTCGTCCCCAGCTACGAGGCCACGGGATACCGGACGGTCCGCCTCTACCGCATGCTCATGGCGGAATACAGGGAGACGCCAGAGGTATCCGGACCGGAGTATATCCCGAGACGGTTCAGCCATGTCAGCTTCGAGGGTTTTCTCAACGCCATGCTGCTCGTGGAAATGGTCAGGCGCATGGGAGACAAACCGGACCGAAGCAGGATCCCCGAGGCACTCGCCTCCATCAGGGGGTTTGATCTGGGCATAGGCGAACCGGTCAGCTTCGGTTCCGGGCACCAGGGCCTGCACGAGATCTATTTCACCACGGTCAGGGACGGAGCGTTTCTGCCTGTGCTCAACTGGGCGAGGTGGCGCAAGTGA
- a CDS encoding alpha/beta hydrolase family protein has protein sequence MFMRILIPFLSVVLGCVFAVETLAAGNSTRKARSGTELVFDEVAYDYELRRNLGYAVSGGADINECFHAARSIAPGDGVSWFKAWNELAERLRADAAHALAGDHRISAREALLRASNYYRSAAFFLHGDPSDPRIVETARLSRETFRRAAALMDRPVEAVGIPYENTSLPGYFLQPDRSSSPRKTLLLQTGFDGTGEELYFTSVFALDRGYNVLIFEGPGQGAALLEQGLHFRRDWEKVVTPVVDYALKRPEVAPGKVALMGLSMGGFLAPRAAAFEHRLAACVANPGQLDLYGAKRPSPKEWEEMLADPAGTDRELRALMAKDVGFRWWINNGMFTTGAKTPLEFMKVWGEFSLEGVVGNIACPTLVIGSDGDHFLTMDDSRALYDRLKCPKTFLAFHGRNQANRHCQVGALVAGTARILDWLDETLK, from the coding sequence ATGTTCATGCGGATCCTCATCCCGTTTTTGTCCGTCGTCCTCGGCTGCGTTTTCGCGGTCGAGACTCTCGCCGCAGGGAACTCAACCCGGAAGGCGCGGTCCGGGACCGAACTCGTGTTCGATGAGGTTGCCTATGATTACGAACTGCGGCGCAACCTAGGCTATGCGGTTTCCGGTGGCGCGGACATCAACGAGTGTTTTCATGCGGCCCGGTCGATTGCGCCAGGGGACGGTGTCTCCTGGTTCAAGGCCTGGAATGAGCTGGCCGAGCGCCTTCGCGCCGATGCCGCCCACGCCCTGGCCGGGGACCACAGGATTTCGGCGCGCGAGGCGCTGTTGCGCGCCAGCAACTACTACCGTAGCGCCGCCTTTTTTCTGCACGGCGATCCGTCCGATCCGCGCATCGTGGAAACCGCGCGCCTCAGCCGCGAGACCTTCCGCCGGGCGGCCGCCCTCATGGACCGACCCGTGGAGGCGGTCGGCATCCCGTACGAGAACACCTCCTTGCCCGGCTATTTCTTGCAGCCGGACCGTTCCTCCAGCCCCAGGAAGACCTTGCTGCTGCAGACCGGGTTCGACGGTACGGGAGAGGAGCTCTACTTCACCTCCGTGTTTGCGCTGGACCGGGGGTACAACGTGCTCATCTTCGAAGGCCCGGGCCAGGGCGCGGCGCTCCTTGAACAGGGTCTGCATTTTCGCCGGGACTGGGAGAAGGTGGTCACTCCGGTGGTGGACTATGCCCTGAAACGGCCAGAGGTGGCCCCCGGAAAGGTGGCCCTCATGGGCCTGAGCATGGGCGGTTTCCTTGCACCCCGCGCCGCCGCCTTCGAGCATCGCCTGGCGGCCTGCGTGGCAAACCCCGGACAGCTCGATCTCTATGGTGCAAAACGGCCTTCACCCAAGGAGTGGGAGGAAATGCTCGCCGACCCGGCCGGGACCGACCGGGAGCTTCGCGCCCTCATGGCAAAAGACGTGGGCTTCCGCTGGTGGATCAATAACGGCATGTTCACCACCGGCGCGAAGACGCCGCTGGAGTTCATGAAGGTCTGGGGGGAGTTCTCCCTGGAGGGCGTGGTCGGAAATATCGCGTGCCCGACCCTGGTCATCGGCTCCGACGGCGATCACTTCCTGACCATGGACGATTCGCGCGCTCTCTACGACAGGCTCAAGTGCCCCAAAACATTTCTTGCCTTCCATGGACGCAACCAAGCCAACCGGCATTGTCAGGTGGGAGCCCTGGTCGCCGGGACGGCGCGGATTCTCGACTGGCTGGACGAGACCCTCAAATAG
- a CDS encoding RNA methyltransferase, which yields MLDELAVVLFRPKFPENVGSAARACLNMGVDKLILVAPQNFDLDKARPLATAHAKHVLEGARIVDTLPEALEGFTAVFGTTARTGGWRKGIMSPSTLAGVIDERLRSGGRVAIVFGPEDKGLTNEETSLCSGLMTIPTSREGTSLNLAQAVVVVLYECFKKALDKPFTPGGPPEERPTTVQEQEALFANLQESLLAIDFLKDDNPDYWMLPVRRFFSKINLKRNEFNLLMGVCRQIQWFVRAHGPKGTQDR from the coding sequence TGCCTTAACATGGGCGTGGACAAGCTCATCCTCGTGGCCCCGCAGAATTTCGACCTGGACAAGGCCCGTCCCCTGGCCACGGCCCACGCCAAGCACGTCCTTGAAGGGGCGCGCATCGTGGACACCCTGCCCGAGGCCCTGGAGGGGTTCACGGCGGTATTCGGCACCACGGCACGCACCGGCGGCTGGCGCAAGGGGATCATGTCCCCGTCCACCCTGGCAGGCGTGATCGATGAACGACTGCGCTCCGGAGGCCGGGTGGCCATCGTGTTCGGCCCGGAGGACAAGGGACTGACCAATGAGGAGACCAGCCTCTGCTCGGGGCTGATGACCATCCCCACCAGCCGGGAGGGAACCTCGCTGAACCTGGCCCAGGCCGTGGTCGTGGTCCTCTACGAGTGCTTCAAGAAGGCTCTGGACAAGCCCTTCACGCCTGGCGGACCGCCCGAAGAGCGCCCCACCACCGTGCAGGAACAGGAGGCGCTCTTCGCCAACCTTCAGGAGTCCCTGCTGGCCATCGACTTTCTCAAGGACGACAACCCCGACTACTGGATGCTCCCGGTGCGCCGCTTCTTCTCCAAGATCAACCTCAAGCGTAACGAGTTCAACCTGCTCATGGGCGTCTGCCGCCAGATCCAGTGGTTCGTGCGCGCCCACGGCCCGAAAGGCACGCAGGACCGCTGA